The DNA segment GCAGATTTAGTCGCTGGATACAAGGTTGGGAAGTATCAAAAGCCTGTGGTTTCAAAAATTTACAACTGGCTTGGGAGAATTCTTTTCAAGGTTCCTGTTCGGGACATGAATGCATTGAAGGCGATGCGCCGTGAGGTTCTCGAGAATACCCCTTTTAGACCTGACTGGCATCGTTATATAGTTATCTGGGCACATCAGAATGGCTACAAAATAGTTGAGCAGCCAGTAACTCTGCGACCTCGCCAACGGGGAGTGTCAAAATATCGCGGGCTGGGTAGAGTTCTTATAGGACTTTTCGACATGGTATCGGTCTGGTTCCAGACAAAATTTGCGCGAAGACCCATGCTATTTTTTGGCACAGCGGGGCTTGTCACATTCGGACTTGCAGTTCTTATAGGCATTGTCGCCATAGTGCTCAGGTTCGGATTCAACAAGGGCTATCGCCCACTCCTTACGCTGGTTGCGATGCTTGCGAATATAGGAGTCATACTATTTATAGGCGGTTTCATCGGCGAGATGGT comes from the bacterium genome and includes:
- a CDS encoding glycosyltransferase family 2 protein — encoded protein: MIGEGKKLSVIAPAYNEEENIIPLVEAFAKIREKLPSQFELIIVDDGSTDSTKEVAEKMASEYDFVKVVSYHKNRGKTYAVKAGLEATDGDYIVIFDADLQFLPEDIPPMIEKLDNGADLVAGYKVGKYQKPVVSKIYNWLGRILFKVPVRDMNALKAMRREVLENTPFRPDWHRYIVIWAHQNGYKIVEQPVTLRPRQRGVSKYRGLGRVLIGLFDMVSVWFQTKFARRPMLFFGTAGLVTFGLAVLIGIVAIVLRFGFNKGYRPLLTLVAMLANIGVILFIGGFIGEMV